In Apium graveolens cultivar Ventura unplaced genomic scaffold, ASM990537v1 ctg4796, whole genome shotgun sequence, one genomic interval encodes:
- the LOC141702224 gene encoding low-temperature-induced 65 kDa protein-like, with product MESQQLPRTHGHHYESTDLSASPSAQHSGEEGHHEKPSVLKKVKAKAKKIKDTLTKHGHDHNHSQDEYEEDDEEEMVEDPEIHGAPIYESEAVRDATRASSGHPTTGGTNFDRPSMIVDPHYDSTKPISAGGTNLDRPSMVGDPHYDSAKPTAGRTNLDRPSMANPHYDSPIVDPETRPFAQWQVDEGHGKHLLKEHKHAPVPCKLVDTRSGEDVYPELPHKGINTRTGRNVREERKNPDQLGDSDAMEGIRRGIGTTGFEVDPQGPNIRAHPFNVQVKTIDPAGRGSEEAEGITPVIKSFNKMGISEEKPNTEQEEGLYSGSHDQFAPEPMPRGSSDSVPKSNNASNPKDTPGDIYNPAGNNPRDIPGDIYNPAGNSSTYTEKITSASAAAASAIAGTAQSAKNVIASKIEQMREPGEGNKTGSVAGTASDYAHRVAATVTDTLAPVYGKVVGAGSGASTKASGLGAETTQEKGGNVGQDKGVSVKEYWVEKLKPGEEDKALSSMITESFGKPKGEKMDEVPSGGGGERSISQIVSDAIHKREPEESEERKPMGKVTESGEVAKRLGTGEEGSGLENIGTGAGVVNKLTGAIGSWFGGHGGRAQSTPGTTLADNNEGEMGKNA from the exons ATGGAATCACAACAGTTACCTCGCACTCACGGCCATCATTATGAATCAACTGATCTCTCAGCCAGCCCTTCTGCACAACACTCAG GTGAAGAAGGCCATCACGAGAAGCCATCGGTGTTGAAGAAAGTGAAAGCAAAGGCTAAGAAGATAAAGGATACACTTACGAAACATGGTCATGATCATAACCACAGCCAAGACGAATATGAAGAAGATGATGAGGAGGAAATGGTTGAAGATCCTGAAATCCACGGCGCGCCAA TTTATGAGTCGGAAGCTGTCAGGGATGCTACTCGAGCGAGTAGCGGCCATCCTACCACAGGAGGGACTAATTTCGATAGGCCTTCAATGATTGTCGATCCTCACTATGATTCTACAAAGCCTATCTCAGCTGGAGGGACTAATTTGGACAGGCCTTCGATGGTCGGCGATCCTCACTATGATTCCGCAAAGCCGACCGCTGGAAGGACTAATTTGGATAGGCCTTCCATGGCTAATCCTCATTATGATTCTCCGATTGTTGATCCGGAAACAAGGCCTTTTGCTCAGTGGCAAGTGGACGAAGGACATGGAAAACATCTTCTGAAAGAACATAAGCATGCGCCTGTACCTTGTAAACTTGTTGATACAAGGAGCGGTGAAGATGTATATCCTGAATTGCCTCATAAAGGTATTAATACGAGAACAGGGAGAAATGTGCGTGAGGAAAGAAAGAATCCGGATCAACTTGGAGATTCAGATGCTATGGAAGGAATCCGTCGTGGGATAGGGACTACTGGTTTCGAAGTCGATCCACAAGGTCCCAACATCCGGGCTCATCCTTTTAATGTTCAGGTCAAAACTATTGATCCAGCTGGTAGAG GTAGTGAAGAAGCAGAGGGAATCACCCCTGTAATTAAATCTTTCAATAAAATGGGGATTTCGGAAGAAAAACCAAACACTGAGCAAGAAGAGGGACTATATTCAGGAAGCCATGACCAATTTGCTCCCGAGCCAATGCCCCGTGGAAGCTCTGATTCTGTTCCGAAAAGCAACAATGCTTCTAATCCTAAGGACACTCCTGGGGATATATATAACCCTGCAGGCAATAATCCCCGGGACATTCCCGGGGATATATACAACCCTGCAGGCAATAGTAGCACGTACACTGAGAAGATCACCTCTGCTTCTGCTGCTGCTGCTTCCGCTATTGCTGGAACAGCTCAGTCAGCTAAAAATGTTATAGCGTCCAAGATTGAGCAAATGCGTGAACCAGGCGAGGGTAACAAGACGGGATCTGTCGCTGGGACTGCTAGTGATTATGCCCATAGAGTTGCAGCTACGGTGACGGACACATTGGCACCTGTTTATGGGAAGGTTGTTGGAGCTGGGAGTGGAGCAAGTACAAAAGCGTCGGGCCTTGGAGCTGAAACCACTCAGGAGAAAGGAGGAAATGTAGGGCAAGATAAAGGGGTATCAGTGAAGGAGTATTGGGTGGAAAAGCTGAAGCCAGGTGAAGAAGATAAGGCGCTGTCTTCAATGATTACCGAGTCTTTCGGTAAGCCTAAGGGGGAAAAAATGGATGAAGTGCCTAGTGGTGGTGGAGGAGAACGTAGCATTTCTCAGATTGTTTCTGATGCTATTCATAAACGCGAGCCAGAGGAAAGTGAAGAGCGAAAGCCGATGGGGAAGGTGACAGAGTCGGGAGAAGTGGCCAAGCGGTTGGGTACTGGTGAAGAAGGTAGCGGACTGGAAAATATAGGGACTGGAGCAGGTGTGGTTAATAAGCTTACTGGTGCAATAGGTTCATGGTTTGGTGGACATGGAGGTCGAGCTCAGAGTACCCCCGGAACAACTTTAG CTGATAATAATGAAGGAGAAATGGGAAAGAATGCCTGA